The Syntrophorhabdaceae bacterium genome includes a region encoding these proteins:
- a CDS encoding acyl-CoA dehydrogenase family protein: MEHFPWWTEEQKKLAAELEVFAEEVMVPRDAEARWKREFPWDIFEKIAAKGYTGVAVPKEYGGMGMGATGACIVVEAFCRMPGPGRIMVGNMIGGLRQIIEAATEEQKKRFLPRIAQGEIGAIVITEPFAGTDAAGMEMRGRRQGNTYILNGKKRFIVSAGVASRYFVYVRTSDDPAAIAKYRHLTAFVVEKGAPGFTVEKMNEVLGFENIQNGVLDFDDVEVPVENRIGEEGDGWKIMTAGLNFERTLISAMTLGWQGEILRNAVPYSQRRVQFNKPTIDIPANQAKIADLIIQFKLSRLATYYTAYLWDLGWDITVESNVTKVFNVEGTMRSSLDGLQIMGGDGVTPFYPAQSIMEIAKVEHISGGTMEACRQVVFKSGVKQMDGVLKMRRRVPHPELGVPVPVSGAPEKRKNPDSAALLAILADDYKVNPGLFMSREDMLQYLETDDSGLDALLVGLETEGSVKLYRTKKGITLAKATYDGLKKAYPKEYYRWFPGWMDDMRKF; this comes from the coding sequence ATGGAGCATTTCCCCTGGTGGACGGAAGAACAGAAGAAACTGGCGGCGGAGCTGGAAGTCTTTGCCGAAGAGGTGATGGTGCCGCGGGACGCTGAAGCCAGATGGAAGAGAGAGTTCCCCTGGGACATCTTTGAAAAAATCGCGGCGAAAGGCTATACGGGCGTCGCGGTCCCCAAAGAGTATGGCGGCATGGGAATGGGCGCCACCGGGGCATGCATCGTGGTGGAGGCCTTCTGCCGCATGCCCGGTCCCGGACGCATCATGGTCGGGAATATGATCGGCGGTTTGCGCCAGATTATCGAGGCGGCAACGGAGGAGCAGAAAAAACGCTTTCTTCCACGGATTGCCCAGGGAGAGATCGGCGCCATCGTCATCACGGAGCCCTTCGCGGGAACAGATGCGGCGGGCATGGAGATGAGGGGAAGAAGGCAGGGGAATACATATATCCTGAACGGCAAGAAAAGGTTTATTGTCTCCGCGGGAGTGGCGAGCAGGTACTTTGTCTACGTGCGGACAAGCGACGACCCGGCGGCTATTGCGAAATACCGCCACCTCACCGCCTTTGTGGTAGAGAAAGGCGCACCGGGCTTCACCGTGGAAAAAATGAACGAGGTCCTCGGGTTCGAGAATATTCAGAATGGCGTTCTTGATTTCGACGACGTCGAGGTCCCCGTCGAAAACCGCATCGGAGAAGAAGGCGACGGATGGAAGATCATGACGGCGGGACTCAATTTCGAGAGGACCCTTATCTCCGCCATGACCCTGGGTTGGCAGGGGGAGATACTGAGGAATGCGGTTCCCTATTCTCAACGAAGGGTCCAGTTCAACAAACCGACCATCGATATCCCTGCCAATCAGGCCAAAATCGCCGACCTTATCATCCAGTTCAAGCTCTCCCGCCTCGCCACCTACTACACGGCCTATTTGTGGGACCTCGGCTGGGATATTACGGTCGAATCGAACGTCACCAAGGTATTCAATGTGGAAGGCACCATGCGATCGAGCCTTGACGGTCTTCAGATCATGGGCGGAGACGGCGTCACGCCTTTTTACCCTGCCCAGTCGATCATGGAGATCGCGAAGGTGGAGCATATCTCCGGCGGCACCATGGAAGCGTGCAGGCAGGTCGTCTTCAAGAGCGGCGTGAAACAGATGGACGGAGTGCTGAAAATGCGCCGCAGGGTCCCCCATCCGGAGCTGGGTGTGCCCGTGCCGGTCTCGGGCGCGCCGGAGAAGCGAAAGAACCCGGACAGCGCCGCCCTCCTTGCTATCCTGGCGGATGATTATAAGGTCAATCCCGGCCTCTTCATGAGCCGGGAAGATATGCTCCAGTACCTGGAGACGGATGATTCGGGTCTGGACGCGCTTCTCGTCGGTCTCGAGACAGAGGGCTCCGTCAAGCTCTATCGCACAAAGAAAGGCATCACCCTTGCGAAAGCCACTTATGACGGCCTCAAGAAGGCCTATCCCAAAGAATATTACCGCTGGTTCCCCGGGTGGATGGACGATATGAGAAAGTTTTAA